The Plasmodium knowlesi strain H genome assembly, chromosome: 4 genome window below encodes:
- a CDS encoding T-complex protein 1 subunit theta, putative, with protein MFANKHGFNSVLKDGYRIVKNNEDAILKNIEACKEICGIIQTSLGPKSMNKLIINHINKKVVSSDCITILKDLEINHPVVNILKKLSETMNYEYGDFTNYVFTLATEMLDKASHLIQQGFNINDILTGFILGYKEIERILSSELVAYKMENFSDEKEIKKVIKSVMVTKNLTNNFDFITTLLAQCIATLMPEEKVDLFDVDNIRISKLNGGNLIDSQFIMGMVITRDTHGIVKRKENANVIVLNCGLEAATTETKGTVLLNNAQELLNFTKGEEDQMKKIISNIKKEGVDVIIVNGAISDIAQHFCDAEEIMTLKIPSKFETLRLCKLLNITSLVKLGVPKPEEIGKASSIYVSEIASKKVTIINSMNKKVSTIILRGATYNLLDEVERCIHDGINAIKNAIKGNTFVYGGGCIEVQLCERLKKYAHQLKGVHNYSVKVFAESFLVVPRILATNCGYNSTDVLNQLINEHNKGNTDVCVNINKDSFITSAKDNCIYDNLKCKKYAIDLAMDALQTILKIDQIILAKPAGGPKPRDKNPDYDDAF; from the exons ATG TTTGCCAACAAGCACGGGTTCAACTCCGTCCTGAAGGATGGATACCGTATCGTGAAGAACAACGAGGATGCAATTCTGAAGAATATCGAGGCGTGCAAGGAAATCTGTGGGATTATCCAGACGTCTCTTGGACCCAAGAGCATGAACAAGCTAATCATTAATCACATCAACAAGAAGGTGGTCTCCAGTGACTGTATCACTATCCTGAAGGACCTGGAGATAAACCACCCGGTGGTTAACATTCTGAAAAAGTTATCCGAGACGATGAACTATGAGTATGGAGATTTCACCAACTATGTTTTTACCCTAGCGACAGAGATGTTGGATAAAGCTAGCCACCTTATTCAGCAGGGATTCAACATCAATGATATTTTAACTGGGTTCATTTTAGGATACaaagaaattgaaagaatCCTTTCGTCCGAATTGGTTGcctacaaaatggaaaacttctccgatgaaaaggaaattaaaaaggttaTTAAATCTGTTATGGTTACTAAGAATCTTACGAACAACTTCGATTTTATCACCACTCTGTTAGCTCAATGTATAGCCACGTTAATGCCTGAAGAGAAGGTGGACCTTTTCGATGTAGATAATATTAGAATATCGAAACTGAACGGAGGAAACTTAATTGATTCTCAGTTTATCATGGGGATGGTAATAACTAGAGACACACATGGAATCGttaagaggaaagaaaatgccAACGTCATTGTACTCAACTGTGGGTTGGAAGCAGCGACGACGGAAACGAAAGGAACAGTGCTACTGAACAATGCACAGGAGTTACTGAACTTCaccaaaggggaagaagaccaaatgaagaaaattatttcaaatataaaaaaggaaggagttgATGTGATCATTGTTAATGGAGCCATCTCTGATATTGCACAACATTTCTGTGATGCAGAAGAAATCATGACATTGAAAATTCCCTCCAAGTTTGAGACCTTACGATTATGTAAGCTCCTTAACATAACCTCCCTCGTCAAGTTAGGTGTCCCGAAACCGGAAGAAATCGGAAAGGCTTCCTCAATATATGTGTCCGAAATTGCCTCCAAAAAAGTAACCATCATTAATTCGATGAATAAGAAGGTTAGTACTATTATACTCAGGGGGGCTACTTATAACCTACTGGATGAGGTCGAACGGTGCATCCATGACGGGATCAATGCTATAAAGAACGCTATCAAGGGGAACACCTTTGTCTATGGTGGCGGTTGTATTGAGGTTCAGCTATGTGAGCGACTTAAAAAATACGCTCATCAGTTAAAGGGAGTGCACAACTATAGCGTTAAAGTTTTTGCAGAATCCTTCCTGGTCGTCCCACGAATCCTGGCGACCAACTGTGGGTATAACAGCACAGATGTCCTGAACCAACTCATTAATGAACACAACAAGGGAAACACAGATGTGTGTGTAAACATAAACAAGGATTCCTTCATCACCTCTGCCAAGGATAACTGCATTTATGATAACCTCAAGTGCAAGAAGTATGCGATCGATTTGGCTATGGACGCTCTGCAGACAATCCTCAAGATCGACCAAATTATTCTGGCCAAACCTGCCGGCGGTCCTAAACCGCGCGACAAGAATCCGGACTACGATGACGCTTTTTAG
- a CDS encoding ribosomal protein L13: protein MIGVSARRLAGYPKASFHEQNINPFSNVQWKSTPFLKKNMPKTDIFAEEHVSKNAISVFDREKGNWFVIDAYNKSVGSLSVCISKLLQGKYRVDHNPNRVNSSSVIVVNAIHVKFYGHTWDTKVYKFPRKSHSKGPKILTCKTVFAKNPSMILNLAVKRMLPNNRLRQLYYRKLFVYPGAIHPHWGIPQVIVPKKDMDRTQGQQVVKAFTVV, encoded by the exons ATGATTGGGGTGAGCGCGCGTAGACTGGCCGGATACCCCAAGGCCTCCTTCCACGAGCAAAATATAAACCCCTTTTCGAATGTGCAATG GAAAAGCACCCCCTTTCTAAAGAAGAACATGCCGAAGACGGATATTTTCGCAGAAGAGCACGTATCAAAAAATGCCATCAGCGTATTCGacagggaaaaaggaaactgGTTCGTCATCGACGCCTACAACAAAAGTGTCGGAAGTCTCAGCGTGTGTATTAGCAAATTGTTGCAAGGAAAGTACCGAGTCGACCACAACCCAAACAGAGTGAACAGTAGTAGTGTCATTGTAGTTAATGCAATCCATGTGAAGTTCTATGGTCACACGTGGGACACCAAGGTATACAAATTTCCCAGAAAAAGTCACTCCAAAGGACCCAAAATTTTAACATGTAAAACCGTTTTCGCTAAGAATCCTTCGATGATTCTAAACTTAGCAGTTAAAAGGATGCTTCCAAACAATAGACTACGTCAACTATATTACAGGAAGTTGTTTGTCTACCCCGGGGCCATTCACCCACACTGGGGCATACCGCAGGTGATCGTTCCTAAGAAAGACATGGACCGCACTCAGGGCCAGCAAGTTGTGAAGGCATTCACAGTCGTTTGA
- a CDS encoding RTR1 domain-containing protein, putative, whose translation MNAQIRKKRNLLQGEAKLNSLARIFHRKLETLLIYIRVPKKKQGKLFFDDFFNVEEVSAFINTLVDDEQHGDGGHGDHQADRSCSGESLNLNADNEIKTSKDIFIKNLLIFLNNLIVLYFSKSNLIDVCINRRSFNKCGFYACDNLFLNTPKRGKYKIDAESRNIYLREYYDLFCSASCMNYNLHLLKEIAKNGNNAKGGKGGGTNLKTKCQLIYIMFLTFFPIFKFHDINVLLNNLEHVYIQNNQIFLKPGGGGKVEMNGRDKEDSGHTDGKEATNGGDKVYTIRTGKDKVNRGTNELGKTLFPIIVEKKEGFEDSEDKITEEFPEGNASNKNAISTHVMSNHEQEAETNKPGRDGIITLPLEESLGGYGQVKKEENPTSGKVDSCPKGEEAKSSKSKNVRFNKDVQLYEYMRDERVDVYSVLGSSMGANQVGRSFQVDGSPPSRDILYEDSLSGTDKPRREVHASVPSEQNDNTIIEGPGGDKSERSVTLQRPSNEKMEGTMSGEGVSEGKTSDDEMTEVYEQVRQSIFTNRKHFFDDILGKTLFDPNKVIGFDYEGKDNRQDNRQDNRHEWKNEMVKDEGKQVGQTEEKGTEQVEDEKTKRDLRVCAAQRMSEINLKHDRERKGRRIILLSSPIFEGTIRGNPQTKEDEGASGNDKIKDMDMDDMDDMGDVMEEEKREDAAAGDDEKEDGTVPLDGKEDDTVPVDGKNNDNAAADGENEDTSSYDDKDATASGEGNTPAVDTEEDKEELENLLIKKKEKIGEQYDMAFNRCMPLSLLAEEDGESKGENWTEDHLKEEDKSSDDEEQVKRGQNKYTYSTDKCSAYENMSSLYVVLWDILTGIISKYTVYYFRRSEFIIPKCPTEEERDRKNEFMRNISQNMPQSIHHSIAPIVLNVCQTFFFNKPLLPFKKIIYESIIYVIAAALGRHKVELIPSEEMENIQKTENFFTLENGMDKEELDELTMLFYQHLYY comes from the coding sequence ATGAATGCACAAAtcaggaaaaagagaaacctCCTTCAGGGGGAAGCAAAGCTGAACAGTTTAGCAAGGATCTTCCACCGGAAACTCGAAACATTGCTCATATACATAAGGGTTCCCAAGAAGAAACAAGGGAAGCTATTctttgatgatttttttaatgtggaGGAGGTAAGCGCATTTATAAACACACTTGTGGACGATGAGCAGCATGGTGATGGTGGTCATGGTGACCACCAGGCAGATCGCTCCTGCTCAGGGGAGAGCCTAAACCTAAACGCAGacaacgaaataaaaaccagtaaagatatttttataaaaaatctGCTGATATTCCTGAACAACTTGATTGTTCTCTACTTCTCCAAGAGCAATCTAATTGATGTCTGTATAAACCGCAGGAGCTTCAACAAGTGTGGCTTCTATGCATGTGACAACCTGTTTCTAAATACccccaaaaggggaaaatataaaatagaCGCGGAAAGTAGGAACATCTACCTCAGAGAGTACTACGATCTCTTTTGTTCCGCCAGCTGTATGAATTACAACCTACACCTTCTCAAGGAAATCGCCAAGAATGGGAATAACgccaagggggggaaaggaggaGGGACGAACCTTAAGACCAAGTGCCAGTTAATATACATCATGTTCTTAACCTTCTTccctatttttaaatttcacGACATTAATGTACTTCTCAACAATTTGGAGCATGTGTACATTCAGAACAACCAGATATTTCTGAAGCCCGGTGGCGGTGGTAAGGTGGAGATGAATGGAAGAGACAAGGAGGATTCAGGTCATACGGACGGGAAGGAAGCAACGAATGGTGGGGACAAAGTATACACCATTAGAACggggaaggataaggttAATCGGGGTACCAATGAATTGGGGAAGACCCTCTTTCCAATCATcgtggagaaaaaggagggatTTGAAGACAGTGAAGATAAAATAACGGAAGAATTTCCAGAGGGAAATGCTTCCAATAAAAATGCCATCTCTACTCACGTGATGAGTAACCACGAACAAGAAGCGGAAACCAATAAGCCCGGTAGAGATGGAATTATAACTCTTCCCTTGGAGGAATCACTGGGAGGGTATGGccaagtgaagaaggaagaaaacccCACCAGCGGGAAGGTTGATAGTTGcccaaaaggggaagaagcaaaatCCAGTAAGTCAAAGAATGTCAGATTTAATAAGGACGTCCAGTTGTATGAGTATATGAGGGACGAGCGGGTAGACGTGTATAGTGTGCTTGGGAGCAGCATGGGGGCCAACCAAGTGGGGCGCTCCTTTCAAGTGGATGGTTCTCCTCCAAGTAGGGACATTTTGTATGAAGATTCCCTATCGGGTACGGACAAACCTAGGAGGGAAGTACACGCCAGTGTACCTTCAGAACAAAACGATAATACCATTATAGAAGGGCCAGGGGGGGACAAGAGCGAACGATCTGTGACGCTGCAACGCCCGAGTAATGAGAAGATGGAGGGAACTATGAGCGGGGAAGGCGTGAGTGAGGGGAAAACCTCCGATGACGAAATGACCGAGGtgtatgaacaagtcagacAGTCCATTTTTACCAATCGTAAGCACTTCTTTGACGACATTCTGGGGAAGACGCTTTTCGATCCGAATAAGGTTATCGGTTTTGACTATGAGGGAAAGGATAACAGGCAGGATAACAGGCAGGATAACAGACATGAATGGAAGAACGAAATGGTGAAGGATGAGGGGAAGCAGGTAGGACAAACGGAGGAAAAGGGAACTGAACAGGTGGAGGACGAGAAGACTAAGAGAGATCTGCGAGTATGCGCTGCGCAGCGGATGAGCGAAATTAACCTAAAGCACGATCGAGAGAGGAAAGGGAGACGAATCATTTTGCTGAGCTCGCCCATTTTTGAGGGGACAATACGGGGGAATCCACAAACAAAGGAAGATGAGGGTGCCTCTGGTAACGATAAGATCAAGGACATGGACATGGACGATATGGACGATATGGGCGACGTcatggaagaagagaaaagggagGACGCTGCCGCTGGGGATGATGAGAAGGAGGATGGTACTGTCCCGCTTGATGGGAAAGAGGATGATACTGTCCCGGTGGATGGAAAGAATAATGATAATGCTGCGGCTGATGGGGAAAACGAAGATACGTCCTCTTACGATGACAAGGACGCTACCGCGTCTGGTGAGGGGAACACCCCAGCCGTAGACACTGAAGAAGACAAAGAAGAGCTGGAGAACCTGTtgataaagaagaaggaaaaaatcggCGAGCAGTACGACATGGCATTCAATAGGTGCATGCCACTTTCCCTGTTGGCAGAGGAAGACGGCGAAAGCAAGGGCGAAAATTGGACCGAAGATCACCTAAAGGAGGAGGACAAATCATCGGATGACGAAGAACAGGTGAagaggggacaaaataagtACACTTACAGTACAGACAAGTGTAGTGCGTATGAAAACATGTCGTCCCTTTATGTAGTCCTTTGGGACATTCTCACAGGAATCATCTCAAAATATACCGTTTACTATTTTCGAAGAAGTGAATTCATCATCCCAAAGTGTCCAACTGAAGAGGAGCGAGATAGGAAAAACGAATTCATGAGAAATATCTCACAGAATATGCCCCAAAGCATCCATCACTCCATTGCGCCCATCGTCTTGAATGTTTgccaaacatttttttttaacaagcCTCTAttaccatttaaaaaaataatatacgAATCCATTATCTATGTCATTGCGGCGGCACTTGGGCGGCACAAGGTCGAATTGATTCCATCCGAAGAAATGGAGAACATCCAGAAGACGGAAAACTTCTTCACTTTGGAGAACGGAATGGACAAAGAAGAACTGGACGAATTGACGATGCTTTTTTATCAGCACCTATACTACTAG